From a single Saimiri boliviensis isolate mSaiBol1 chromosome 15, mSaiBol1.pri, whole genome shotgun sequence genomic region:
- the TMEM64 gene encoding transmembrane protein 64 yields MRSPGGILLQALPRLLQHAALPGLAELPARWALARGAGGDGPADRLPRGGGASAAAAAAAASGALLGAYLERHGPPAASELPEPGGALAGGPGSSGGVVVGVAEVRNWRCCCLSSTCWCRSLVLVCVLAALCFASLALVRRYLQHLLLWVESLDSLLGVLLFVVGFIVVSFPCGWGYIVLNVAAGYLYGFVLGMGLMVMGVLIGTFIAHVVCKRLLTAWVATRIQSSEKLSAVIRVVEGGSGLKVVALARLTPIPFGLQNAVFSITDLSLPNYLMASSVGLLPTQLLNSYLGTTLRTMEDVIAEQSVSGYFVFCLQIVISIGLMFYVVHRAQVELNAALVACEMELKSSLVKGNQPNTSGSSFYNKRTLTFSGGGINVV; encoded by the exons ATGCGGAGTCCGGGCGGGATCCTGCTCCAGGCGCTGCCCCGGCTGCTGCAGCACGCCGCCCTCCCGGGCCTCGCCGAGCTGCCAGCCCGCTGGGCCCTGGCGCGGGGTGCGGGCGGGGACGGCCCGGCGGACCGCCTTCCCCGTGGGGGCGGGGCGAgcgcggcggcggcagcggcggcggcctCGGGCGCCCTGCTCGGCGCCTATCTGGAGCGCCACGGTCCGCCCGCGGCCTCGGAGCTGCCGGAGCCGGGCGGGGCCTTGGCGGGCGGCCCCGGGAGCAGCGGCGGCGTGGTGGTCGGCGTGGCCGAGGTGAGAAACTGGCGCTGCTGCTGCCTCAGCAGCACCTGTTGGTGCCGGAGCCTCGTGCTGGTGTGCGTGCTGGCCGCCCTGTGCTTCGCTTCCCTGGCCCTGGTCCGCCGCTACCTCCAGCACCTCCTGCTGTGGGTGGAGAGCCTTGACTCGCTGCTGGGGGTCCTGCTCTTTGTCGTGGGCTTCATCGTGGTCTCGTTCCCCTGTGGCTGGGGCTACATCGTGCTCAACGTGGCCGCTGGCTACCTGTACGGCTTCGTCCTGGGCATGGGTCTGATGGTGATGGGCGTCCTCATCGGCACCTTCATCGCCCATGTGGTCTGCAAGCGGTTGCTCACCGCCTGGGTGGCCACCAGGATCCAGAGCAGCGAAAAGCTGAGCGCCGTGATTCGCGTCGTGGAAGGAGGAAGCGGCCTGAAAGTGGTGGCCCTGGCCAGACTGACTCCCATACCTTTTGGGCTTCAGAATGCAGTGTTTTCG ATTACTGATCTCTCATTACCCAACTATCTGATGGCATCTTCGGTTGGACTGCTTCCTACCCAGCTTCTGAATTCTTACTTGGGTACCACCCTGCGGACAATGGAAGATGTCATTGCAGAACAGAGTGTTAgtggatattttgttttttgtttacag atTGTTATAAGTATAGGCCTCATGTTTTATGTAGTTCATCGAGCTCAAGTGGAATTGAATGCAGCTCTTGTAGCTTGTGAAATGGAACTGAAATCCTCTCTGGTTAAAGGCAATCAACCAAATACCAGTGGCTCTTCATTCTACAACAAGAGGACCCTAACATTTTCTGGAGGTGGAATCAATGTTGTATGA